In the Haliaeetus albicilla chromosome 7, bHalAlb1.1, whole genome shotgun sequence genome, one interval contains:
- the LOC104312228 gene encoding E3 ubiquitin-protein ligase RNF113A: MADEGTVCSFVFKKRGLAAGRGRRKRPSSDQEQESSGEEGSTVVRKERRRETPNPMIQKTRRCAKERPAYALSSSDDEDPSKEIGVTYKSTRSAKPVGPEDMGATAVYELDTEKEKDAQAIFERSQKIQEELRGKEDDKIYRGINNYQKYVKPKDTSMGNASSGMVRKGPIRAPEHLRATVRWDYQPDICKDYKETGFCGFGDSCKFLHDRSDYKHGWQIERELDEGRYGVNDEENYEVSSDEEDMPFKCFICRSSFKNPVVTKCRHYFCESCALQHYRKSQRCYVCDKQTNGVFNPAKELMAKLEKHKGEEEEEQQHSDHAEDPQ, from the exons ATGGCGGACGAGGGGACTGTTTGCAGCTTCGTTTTCAAGAAGCGGGGCCTGGCGGCGGGTAGGGGTCGGCGTAAGCGGCCCAGCAGCGATCAGGAGCAGG AGAGCAGCGGTGAGGAGGGCAGCACGGTGGTGCGGAAGGAGCGGCGGCGGGAGACCCCCAACCCCATGATCCAGAAG ACCAGGAGGTGTGCAAAGGAGAGGCCTGCCTACGCGCTGAGCAGCAGCGACGATGAGGATCCATCAAAGGAGATAGGAGTCACTTACAAATCAACAAGGTCGGCG aaacCTGTTGGCCCAGAAGACATGGGAGCCACAGCAGTATATGAACTGGACACggagaaggagaaagatgcCCAGGCCATCTTTGAGCGCAGCCAGAAAATCCAGGAG gagctgagaggaaaggaagatgaTAAAATTTACCGTGGTATTAACAACTATCAGAAGTATGTGAAGCCCAAGGACACATCGATGGGAAATGCCTCTTCAGGAATGGTCAG AAAAGGACCCATCCGTGCTCCGGAGCACTTGCGGGCCACGGTGCGATGGGACTACCAGCCTGATATCTGCAAGGACTACAAAGAAACTGGGTTCTGCGGCTTTGGAG ACAGCTGCAAATTCCTCCATGACCGCTCGGACTACAAACACGGCTGGCAGATCGAACGGGAACTGGATGAAGGCCGGTACGGAGTCAATG atgAGGAAAACTATGAGGTGAGCAGCGATGAGGAGGATATGCCTTTCAAATGCTTCATCTGCAGAAGTTCCTTCAAGAACCCCGTGGTCACCAA GTGTAGGCACTACTTCTGTGAGAGTTGTGCCCTCCAACACTATCGCAAATCCCAGCGCTGCTATGTCTGTGACAAGCAAACCAATGGAGTCTTCAACCCAGCAAAAG AGCTCATGGCAAAATTGGAAAAACAcaaaggggaggaagaggaggaacagCAGCATTCAGACCACGCAGAGGATCCACAATAG